A region from the Pungitius pungitius chromosome 16, fPunPun2.1, whole genome shotgun sequence genome encodes:
- the znf346 gene encoding zinc finger protein 346 isoform X2, which translates to MMADAMQTDDFPYLPSGAAEVNKMIKEHGDLFSDSQCKVCSAVLISESQKLTHYQSKKHGNKVRRYLSIQNETEPSLKRFKSSTSDGDCNNGDANRSKVCHVCNMTFSSPVMAESHYQGKVHAKNLRLKAVGPLPPAVASQTTTPPPPKKKPGDDASGVPPPGADDNSNPDRFCSICQASFNNPLMAQQHYVGKKHRKQMTKQKLMETYGPSTAPASTLKGYPCTVCSIELNSVEQYQSHISGAKHKNQVKKSGLNAAENQDAAEESFAPDVPYAAEDGYAPENNAYAPEDTEYSEENQFT; encoded by the exons ATGATGGCCGACGCGATGCAGACAGACGATTTTCCTTATTTACCGTCGGGGGCGGCGGAAG tAAATAAGATGATAAAGGAGCACGGCGACCTGTTTTCTGACTCTCAGTGTAAAGTCTGCAGTGCTGTCCTCATTTCAGAGTCTCAGAAGTTGACTCATTATCAG agcAAGAAACACGGCAACAAAGTGCGCCGTTATCTTTCCATCCAGAACGAGACGGAGCCGTCGCTGAAGAGGTTCAAGTCGTCAACGTCTGACGgc GATTGTAACAACGGGGATGCCAACCGGTCAAAGGTGTGTCACGTATGTAACATGACCTTCTCCTCTCCCGTGATGGCCGAGTCTCACTACCAGGGCAAAGTTCACGCCAAGAACCTGAGGCTTAAAGCTGTCGGCCCCCTGCCCccag CAGTAGCATCCCAGAcgacgacgccgccgccgccaaagAAGAAGCCCGGGGACGACGCGAGCGGCGTCCCGCCGCCGGGCGCCGACGACAACAGCAACCCGGACCGCTTCTGCTCCATCTGCCAGGCCTCCTTCAACAACCCGCTCATGGCCCAGCAGCACTACGTGGGCAAGAAGCACCGGAAACAGATGACCAAGCAGAAACTGATGGAGACGTACGGCCCCTCCACTGCACCAG CTTCCACACTAAAGGGCTACCCATGCACCGTCTGCAGCATCGAGCTGAACTCCGTGGAGCAGTACCAGTCTCATATTAGTGGAGCCAAACACAAGAACCA AGTGAAGAAATCCGGCCTGAACGCGGCGGAGAACCAAGACGCAGCCGAGGAGTCGTTCGCGCCCGACGTCCCGTACGCCGCCGAAGACGGGTACGCTCCCGAAAACAACGCGTACGCTCCAGAGGACACGGAGTACTCGGAGGAGAACCAGTTTACTTGA
- the znf346 gene encoding zinc finger protein 346 isoform X1 yields MMADAMQTDDFPYLPSGAAEVNKMIKEHGDLFSDSQCKVCSAVLISESQKLTHYQSKKHGNKVRRYLSIQNETEPSLKRFKSSTSDGQDCNNGDANRSKVCHVCNMTFSSPVMAESHYQGKVHAKNLRLKAVGPLPPAVASQTTTPPPPKKKPGDDASGVPPPGADDNSNPDRFCSICQASFNNPLMAQQHYVGKKHRKQMTKQKLMETYGPSTAPASTLKGYPCTVCSIELNSVEQYQSHISGAKHKNQVKKSGLNAAENQDAAEESFAPDVPYAAEDGYAPENNAYAPEDTEYSEENQFT; encoded by the exons ATGATGGCCGACGCGATGCAGACAGACGATTTTCCTTATTTACCGTCGGGGGCGGCGGAAG tAAATAAGATGATAAAGGAGCACGGCGACCTGTTTTCTGACTCTCAGTGTAAAGTCTGCAGTGCTGTCCTCATTTCAGAGTCTCAGAAGTTGACTCATTATCAG agcAAGAAACACGGCAACAAAGTGCGCCGTTATCTTTCCATCCAGAACGAGACGGAGCCGTCGCTGAAGAGGTTCAAGTCGTCAACGTCTGACGgc cAGGATTGTAACAACGGGGATGCCAACCGGTCAAAGGTGTGTCACGTATGTAACATGACCTTCTCCTCTCCCGTGATGGCCGAGTCTCACTACCAGGGCAAAGTTCACGCCAAGAACCTGAGGCTTAAAGCTGTCGGCCCCCTGCCCccag CAGTAGCATCCCAGAcgacgacgccgccgccgccaaagAAGAAGCCCGGGGACGACGCGAGCGGCGTCCCGCCGCCGGGCGCCGACGACAACAGCAACCCGGACCGCTTCTGCTCCATCTGCCAGGCCTCCTTCAACAACCCGCTCATGGCCCAGCAGCACTACGTGGGCAAGAAGCACCGGAAACAGATGACCAAGCAGAAACTGATGGAGACGTACGGCCCCTCCACTGCACCAG CTTCCACACTAAAGGGCTACCCATGCACCGTCTGCAGCATCGAGCTGAACTCCGTGGAGCAGTACCAGTCTCATATTAGTGGAGCCAAACACAAGAACCA AGTGAAGAAATCCGGCCTGAACGCGGCGGAGAACCAAGACGCAGCCGAGGAGTCGTTCGCGCCCGACGTCCCGTACGCCGCCGAAGACGGGTACGCTCCCGAAAACAACGCGTACGCTCCAGAGGACACGGAGTACTCGGAGGAGAACCAGTTTACTTGA